From Polaribacter butkevichii, a single genomic window includes:
- the rplI gene encoding 50S ribosomal protein L9, with translation MELILRQDVENLGFKDDIVEVKNGYGRNFLIPTRQAVLATSSAKKVLAENLKQRAYKEAKLIEDANVIAETVKGYEIKITSKVGSGDKLFGSVNNIDLAAALAKAGTELDKKFIKVVGGSVKRLGKYEATVRLHRAVVADIIFEVVAE, from the coding sequence ATGGAATTGATATTAAGACAAGACGTAGAGAATTTAGGATTTAAAGACGATATCGTAGAAGTGAAAAACGGATATGGTAGAAACTTTTTAATCCCTACAAGACAAGCAGTTTTAGCTACTTCATCTGCAAAGAAAGTTTTAGCAGAGAATTTAAAACAACGTGCTTACAAAGAAGCTAAATTAATTGAAGACGCTAACGTAATTGCTGAAACAGTTAAAGGATATGAAATTAAAATTACATCTAAAGTTGGTTCAGGAGACAAATTATTTGGTTCTGTAAACAACATAGATTTAGCTGCAGCTTTAGCTAAAGCAGGAACAGAATTAGACAAGAAATTTATTAAAGTTGTTGGTGGTTCTGTAAAAAGATTAGGTAAATACGAAGCTACTGTAAGATTACACAGAGCAGTAGTTGCTGATATTATTTTTGAAGTTGTTGCTGAATAA
- the rpsR gene encoding 30S ribosomal protein S18 yields MASIEQQAKGGKSADVRYLTPLDIDTKKEAKYCRFKKKDIKYIDFKDADFLMYLVNEQGKILPRRLTGTSLKYQRKVAQAIKRARHLALMPYVGDMLK; encoded by the coding sequence ATGGCATCAATAGAACAACAAGCAAAAGGCGGTAAATCTGCTGACGTTAGATATTTAACGCCATTAGATATAGACACTAAAAAAGAAGCTAAATACTGTAGATTTAAAAAGAAAGATATCAAGTATATCGACTTTAAAGATGCAGACTTCTTAATGTATTTAGTAAACGAGCAAGGTAAAATTTTACCAAGACGTTTAACAGGAACATCATTAAAATATCAACGTAAAGTTGCGCAAGCAATTAAAAGAGCGCGTCATTTAGCGTTAATGCCTTACGTTGGAGATATGTTAAAATAA
- the rpsF gene encoding 30S ribosomal protein S6 translates to MNHYETVFILNPVLSDTQIKETVQKFEDYLVSKGAEMISKENWGLKKLAYPIQKKKSGFYHLFEFKIAGEEISAYELEFRRDDSVMRYLTVKLDKHAAAWAKIRTERVKSTKK, encoded by the coding sequence ATGAATCATTACGAAACTGTTTTCATTTTGAATCCCGTTTTATCTGATACTCAGATAAAGGAGACAGTACAAAAATTCGAAGATTATTTAGTTTCCAAAGGAGCTGAAATGATCTCAAAAGAGAATTGGGGCTTAAAGAAATTAGCGTACCCAATCCAAAAGAAAAAAAGTGGTTTTTATCACTTATTTGAGTTTAAAATTGCTGGAGAAGAAATCTCTGCTTATGAGTTAGAATTTAGAAGAGATGATAGCGTTATGCGTTACCTAACTGTTAAATTAGACAAACATGCAGCTGCTTGGGCAAAAATTAGAACTGAACGTGTTAAATCTACAAAAAAATAA
- the ald gene encoding alanine dehydrogenase, which translates to MKVGIPKEIKNNESRVGMTPAGVFELTKKNHTVFVQSTAGEGSGFFDADYIKVGATILPTIEEVYSQSEMIVKVKEPIALEYPLIKENQIIFTYFHFASCEPLTKAMIESKSICIAYETVEDSDGTLPLLTPMSEVAGRMAIQQGAKYLEKPIKGRGILLGGVPGVAPGKVLILGAGVVGVQAAKMAAGLGAHVTIMDINMKRLRYVNDVLPNHVTTAFSSEYSIRQLIKTHDLIIGGVLVKGGKAPKLITKDMLKDMRPGTVIVDVAVDQGGCFETTKATTHEDPTFIIDDVVHYCVANMPGAVPYTSTIALTNVTLPYIINLANKGWEEACATDASLEKGLNIIKGKIVYKEISEAFQLEAFEV; encoded by the coding sequence ATGAAAGTTGGAATTCCTAAAGAAATTAAGAACAACGAAAGTAGAGTTGGTATGACACCTGCAGGTGTTTTTGAGTTGACGAAAAAAAATCATACTGTTTTTGTACAATCTACAGCAGGTGAAGGAAGTGGTTTTTTTGACGCAGATTATATTAAGGTAGGAGCTACTATTTTACCTACCATAGAAGAGGTTTACAGTCAGAGTGAAATGATTGTAAAAGTAAAAGAACCTATTGCTTTAGAATACCCTTTAATAAAGGAAAATCAAATTATTTTTACGTATTTTCATTTTGCATCTTGCGAGCCTTTAACAAAGGCAATGATAGAAAGTAAATCTATTTGTATTGCTTACGAAACGGTAGAAGATAGCGACGGAACTTTACCATTATTAACACCTATGTCTGAAGTTGCAGGTAGAATGGCAATTCAGCAAGGAGCTAAATATTTAGAAAAGCCAATTAAAGGACGTGGTATTTTATTAGGAGGTGTACCCGGTGTTGCCCCAGGTAAGGTATTAATTTTAGGAGCAGGAGTTGTTGGAGTACAAGCAGCTAAAATGGCAGCAGGTTTAGGCGCTCATGTAACTATTATGGATATTAATATGAAACGTTTACGTTATGTAAATGATGTATTACCAAATCATGTTACAACAGCTTTTTCTAGTGAGTATAGCATTAGACAGTTAATTAAAACACACGATTTAATTATTGGAGGGGTTTTAGTAAAAGGAGGAAAGGCTCCAAAATTAATAACCAAAGACATGCTTAAAGACATGCGTCCAGGAACTGTTATTGTAGATGTAGCAGTAGACCAAGGAGGTTGTTTTGAAACAACAAAAGCAACTACACACGAGGATCCTACATTTATTATAGATGATGTAGTACATTATTGTGTGGCAAATATGCCAGGAGCTGTACCTTACACATCTACCATTGCTTTAACAAATGTAACATTACCTTATATTATAAATTTAGCCAACAAAGGTTGGGAAGAAGCTTGTGCTACTGATGCGTCTTTAGAAAAAGGACTAAATATTATAAAAGGAAAAATTGTGTATAAAGAAATTAGCGAAGCTTTTCAATTAGAAGCTTTTGAAGTTTAA